One genomic window of Kaistia geumhonensis includes the following:
- a CDS encoding EAL domain-containing protein, producing the protein MVPRPVAILLAGLWVAASVALGTLVVALGYEFYAWQDRHSELQDRARLVIARAEQIATDSRIALRAIARLKTVPCSPEDLAELRIIAARTTQVLDIGRMHDGKVLCDGARGMARGTVLPATTILRADGAAFWPQVQIFGDPRIHVSALARDGVIVFSRPRAAGELLDDLDRAEVAGWTRAGDLIFRRNGTPGRLVGAEHARANYAGFWNDHGIRSCASASDFCVEIAEPAPAALTRMSTTTGAVLLTAGSALGFGGLSLVWSRNASRRSLSRRLARAIRKDQINVHYQPIVRLSDRRLVGFEALARWHPPSGGAIPPDDFIPVAERDGLLPALTERVVSRAISGLAPLLAGSAEVYLSINIGVGSLFDPELPELLDYHRLRYGVDRSRIALEITERDTGDIERIGEAIRSLREAGYRVFLDDFGTGYSSLAYLATLPIDTIKLDKLFTRSADSAFVPALVLRQVSHMVATLGLKIVFEGVETEEQAQALEELTPGAVGQGWLFGRPMPAHEALTLAFA; encoded by the coding sequence ATGGTCCCCCGCCCTGTCGCCATCCTGCTCGCCGGCCTCTGGGTCGCTGCGTCCGTCGCCCTTGGCACCCTCGTGGTGGCCCTCGGCTACGAATTCTACGCCTGGCAGGACCGGCACTCCGAGCTTCAGGACCGGGCGCGGCTCGTCATCGCGCGCGCCGAGCAGATCGCCACCGACTCGCGCATCGCCCTGCGTGCCATCGCCCGGCTGAAGACGGTGCCCTGCTCGCCGGAGGACCTTGCCGAACTGAGGATCATCGCCGCGCGGACGACGCAAGTCCTCGATATCGGGCGTATGCATGACGGAAAGGTCCTGTGCGACGGCGCCCGCGGCATGGCGCGCGGCACCGTCCTGCCGGCGACGACGATCCTCCGCGCCGACGGGGCCGCCTTCTGGCCCCAGGTCCAGATTTTCGGCGATCCGCGCATCCATGTGTCGGCGCTGGCCCGCGACGGCGTCATCGTCTTTTCCAGGCCGCGGGCGGCGGGCGAGCTTCTCGACGACCTCGATCGGGCCGAGGTCGCCGGCTGGACCAGGGCGGGCGACCTGATCTTCCGCAGGAACGGGACACCCGGAAGGCTCGTCGGCGCCGAACATGCCCGGGCGAACTATGCCGGCTTCTGGAACGATCACGGCATCCGCAGCTGCGCGAGCGCCAGCGATTTCTGCGTCGAGATCGCCGAGCCGGCGCCGGCGGCGCTGACACGCATGAGCACCACGACAGGCGCGGTCCTGCTCACCGCAGGTTCGGCGCTGGGGTTCGGGGGCCTGTCCCTCGTCTGGTCGCGCAATGCAAGCCGGCGGTCGCTGTCGAGGCGCCTGGCACGCGCCATCCGCAAGGATCAGATCAACGTCCACTACCAGCCCATCGTCCGTCTCTCCGATAGGCGGCTGGTCGGCTTCGAGGCGCTGGCGCGCTGGCATCCGCCATCGGGCGGCGCGATCCCGCCCGACGATTTCATCCCTGTGGCCGAGCGCGACGGCCTGCTGCCGGCCCTCACCGAACGGGTGGTGAGCCGGGCCATCTCCGGCCTCGCGCCGCTTCTCGCCGGCAGCGCGGAGGTCTATCTCAGCATCAATATCGGTGTCGGCTCGCTGTTCGATCCGGAACTGCCGGAACTGCTCGACTATCACCGCCTGCGTTACGGCGTGGACCGCAGCCGGATCGCGCTCGAGATCACCGAACGCGACACCGGCGACATCGAGCGCATCGGCGAGGCCATCCGCTCGCTCCGCGAGGCCGGATACCGCGTCTTCCTCGACGATTTCGGCACCGGCTATTCCAGCCTCGCCTATCTGGCCACGCTGCCGATCGACACGATCAAGCTGGACAAGCTCTTTACCCGCTCCGCGGACAGTGCCTTCGTCCCGGCGCTGGTGCTGCGCCAAGTCTCCCACATGGTCGCGACGCTGGGGTTGAAGATCGTGTTCGAAGGCGTCGAGACCGAGGAACAGGCGCAGGCGCTGGAGGAGCTGACACCGGGAGCGGTCGGCCAGGGTTGGTTGTTCGGTCGACCCATGCCGGCGCACGAGGCGCTGACCCTCGCCTTCGCCTGA
- a CDS encoding L-rhamnose mutarotase, protein MKRMGFVLGIRPEAIAEYKRLHADVWPSVLAMIARCNIRNYSIYLREPENLLFASFEYHGEDFAADSAIMAADPETQRWWSICGPMQLPLESRAEGEWWAPMEEVFHVD, encoded by the coding sequence ATGAAGCGCATGGGTTTCGTCCTCGGCATCCGCCCCGAGGCCATTGCCGAATACAAGCGGCTGCATGCCGACGTCTGGCCGAGCGTCCTGGCGATGATCGCCCGCTGCAACATCCGAAACTACTCGATCTATCTGCGCGAGCCGGAAAATCTGCTCTTCGCCTCGTTCGAGTATCACGGCGAGGACTTCGCCGCCGACAGCGCGATCATGGCCGCCGATCCCGAGACGCAGCGCTGGTGGTCGATCTGCGGGCCGATGCAGCTGCCGCTCGAAAGCCGCGCCGAGGGCGAATGGTGGGCGCCGATGGAAGAGGTCTTCCATGTCGATTGA
- a CDS encoding IclR family transcriptional regulator, translated as MFEDAADRYRAPALDKGLDILELLAATDESMTQAEIAKALGRSPNEIYRMLDRLVRRGYVARILGDRYELTLRLFALAHQHAPVRRLVSQALPVLRQFSRRAEQACHLAIYDRGRVIVVAQMDAPSYWSYSIRVGARVSLYNTGSGHVLLAFASAEERSLMEAEREIGADDRGRPDDLDERLEAVRARGYEAMSSFQSESVFNLSAPVLGPGESAIAVLTCPFLPRVDRADVPGRDEALAILLDATRDLSIVLGKGGEES; from the coding sequence ATGTTCGAAGACGCCGCCGACCGCTATCGCGCCCCCGCCCTCGACAAGGGGCTCGACATTCTGGAGCTGCTCGCCGCAACCGACGAGAGCATGACGCAGGCCGAGATCGCCAAGGCGCTCGGCCGCTCGCCCAACGAGATCTATCGCATGCTCGATCGCCTGGTGCGGCGCGGCTATGTGGCCCGCATCCTCGGCGACCGCTACGAGCTGACGCTGCGCCTCTTCGCGCTTGCCCACCAGCACGCGCCCGTCAGGCGGCTCGTCAGCCAGGCTCTGCCGGTGCTGCGCCAGTTCTCGCGCCGGGCCGAACAGGCCTGCCACCTCGCGATCTATGACCGCGGCCGGGTGATCGTCGTGGCACAGATGGATGCGCCGTCCTACTGGAGCTATTCGATCCGGGTCGGCGCGCGGGTCAGTCTCTACAATACCGGTTCCGGCCACGTTCTGCTCGCCTTCGCGAGCGCCGAGGAGCGCTCGCTGATGGAGGCGGAGCGCGAGATCGGCGCCGACGACCGCGGCCGTCCGGACGATCTCGACGAGCGGCTCGAAGCGGTTCGCGCCCGCGGCTACGAGGCGATGTCGAGCTTCCAGTCGGAATCGGTGTTCAATCTCTCCGCTCCGGTGCTCGGTCCCGGCGAGTCCGCCATCGCGGTGCTGACCTGTCCGTTCCTGCCGCGCGTCGATCGCGCCGACGTTCCCGGTCGCGACGAGGCGCTCGCCATTCTTCTCGACGCCACCCGAGACCTGTCCATCGTCCTCGGCAAGGGCGGCGAGGAATCCTGA
- a CDS encoding mandelate racemase/muconate lactonizing enzyme family protein, translating to MARITRVEGLMVDLKPKVKRVDAIQSFVSQETPIIRITDADGAVGTGYTYTIGTGGPAILSLIERTLAPALIGREAGEIERIWRDLLFMTHATAVGAITSLALAAIDTALWDLKARRASLPLHILAGGAQERIRLYTTEGGWLHLDTAAIVDDTIRAKESGFSGAKVKVGRPLHEDVARLSAVREAVGAGFEIFTDANQAFSVDEAIRRARAYEAVDIGWLEEPLPADDVDGHVRLAASTSVPVAVGESLYSAPQFRDYLQRRACSIVQVDVARIGGITPWLKVAHLAETFNVAVCPHFLMELHVALCAAVPNARWVEYIPQLDSLTTAGMRIEDGHAIPSAEAGLGIAWDFAAIDRMTVDGSRFLIQS from the coding sequence ATGGCCCGCATCACGCGTGTCGAAGGGCTGATGGTGGACCTGAAGCCGAAGGTGAAGCGCGTCGACGCCATCCAGTCCTTCGTCAGCCAGGAAACGCCGATCATCCGCATCACCGATGCCGACGGCGCTGTCGGCACCGGATACACCTACACGATCGGCACCGGCGGTCCGGCGATCCTCTCGCTGATCGAGCGCACGCTGGCGCCGGCGCTGATCGGACGCGAGGCAGGAGAGATCGAACGCATCTGGCGCGATCTCCTCTTCATGACGCATGCCACCGCCGTCGGCGCGATCACCTCGCTGGCTCTGGCCGCCATCGACACCGCGCTCTGGGACCTGAAGGCCCGCCGCGCGTCGCTGCCGCTGCACATCCTCGCCGGCGGCGCGCAGGAGCGCATCCGCCTCTACACGACCGAGGGCGGCTGGCTGCATCTCGACACCGCGGCCATCGTCGACGACACGATCCGCGCGAAGGAATCCGGCTTCTCCGGCGCCAAGGTCAAGGTGGGGCGGCCGCTGCACGAGGATGTCGCGCGGCTTTCCGCGGTGCGCGAGGCGGTCGGCGCGGGCTTCGAGATCTTTACCGATGCCAACCAGGCCTTCTCGGTCGACGAGGCGATCCGCCGGGCGCGGGCCTATGAGGCGGTCGATATCGGCTGGCTGGAGGAACCGCTGCCGGCCGACGACGTGGACGGGCATGTGCGCCTCGCCGCCTCGACCTCGGTCCCGGTCGCGGTCGGCGAAAGCCTCTATTCCGCGCCGCAGTTCCGCGACTATCTCCAGCGCCGGGCCTGCTCGATCGTGCAGGTCGACGTCGCCCGCATCGGCGGAATCACGCCCTGGCTCAAGGTCGCGCATCTGGCCGAGACCTTCAACGTCGCCGTCTGCCCGCATTTCCTGATGGAGCTGCATGTCGCGCTCTGCGCCGCCGTCCCGAACGCGCGCTGGGTGGAGTATATCCCGCAGCTCGACAGCCTCACGACGGCCGGCATGCGTATCGAGGACGGCCATGCCATCCCGAGCGCCGAGGCCGGCCTCGGCATCGCCTGGGATTTTGCCGCGATCGACCGCATGACGGTCGATGGGTCGCGCTTCCTCATCCAAAGCTGA
- a CDS encoding SDR family oxidoreductase, with protein MSGKLAGKVALVTAAAQGIGRAIAESAAHEGATVFATDINEAKLAELGGLSQVTTRVLNVLKDAEVGALTAEIGTVDVLFNCAGIVHAGTIEEATEADLDFAYDLNVKSMWRTIKATLPGMLAKGDGAIVNICSVAGSVKGVPNRFAYGVTKAATVGLTKSVAADFVTRGIRCNGICPGTVESPSLQDRLRAQGDYEAARAAFIARQPIGRIGTPQEIADLAIYLATATYTTGQMHIIDGGWTN; from the coding sequence ATGAGCGGAAAGCTCGCAGGCAAGGTCGCGCTGGTCACGGCGGCGGCGCAGGGGATCGGCCGCGCCATCGCCGAAAGCGCGGCGCACGAGGGCGCCACCGTGTTCGCGACCGACATCAACGAGGCGAAGCTCGCCGAACTCGGCGGCCTGTCGCAGGTGACGACGCGCGTGCTCAACGTGCTGAAGGACGCCGAAGTCGGCGCGCTTACTGCCGAAATCGGCACTGTCGACGTGCTGTTCAACTGTGCCGGCATCGTCCATGCCGGGACGATCGAAGAGGCGACCGAGGCCGATCTCGACTTCGCCTATGACCTCAACGTCAAGTCGATGTGGCGCACGATCAAGGCGACGCTGCCCGGCATGCTCGCCAAGGGCGACGGCGCGATCGTCAATATCTGCTCGGTCGCCGGATCCGTGAAGGGCGTGCCGAACCGCTTCGCCTATGGCGTCACCAAGGCGGCAACGGTGGGGCTGACCAAGTCGGTCGCCGCCGATTTCGTGACGCGAGGCATCCGCTGCAACGGCATCTGCCCCGGCACCGTCGAGAGCCCGTCTCTGCAGGACCGCCTCCGCGCGCAGGGCGACTACGAGGCGGCGCGCGCCGCCTTCATCGCCCGCCAGCCAATCGGCCGCATCGGCACGCCGCAGGAGATCGCCGACCTCGCGATCTATCTCGCGACCGCGACCTATACGACCGGCCAGATGCACATCATCGACGGCGGCTGGACCAACTGA
- a CDS encoding DUF899 domain-containing protein: MLNTIVAHDDWLTARLELLAAEKEFTRQREVLTRKRMAMPWEPVTKDYRFLGPNGRMSLSDLFDGHSQLIVYHFMFGPDWQEGCKSCSFWADNFDRIPIHLAHRDVAFTAVSRAPLERIEAYKARFGWSFPWVQAEGSEFNFDHQAAFTPEELAAGRAYYNYEMRRVGASDIVGISVFAKDEAGAVYHTYSCYSRGVEMLNGAYHYLDLVPKGRNEEGLEFPQSWVRRRDQY; this comes from the coding sequence ATGCTCAACACGATCGTCGCGCATGACGACTGGCTGACGGCTCGGCTGGAGCTTCTGGCCGCCGAGAAGGAGTTCACCCGCCAGCGCGAGGTGCTGACCCGCAAGCGCATGGCGATGCCCTGGGAGCCGGTGACGAAGGACTATCGCTTCCTTGGTCCGAACGGGCGGATGTCCCTTTCCGATCTGTTCGACGGCCATTCTCAGCTCATCGTCTACCACTTCATGTTCGGGCCGGACTGGCAGGAGGGTTGCAAGTCCTGCTCCTTCTGGGCCGACAATTTCGACCGTATCCCGATCCATCTCGCGCATCGCGACGTCGCCTTCACGGCCGTCTCGCGGGCTCCGCTGGAGCGGATCGAGGCCTACAAGGCGCGCTTCGGATGGTCGTTCCCCTGGGTGCAGGCCGAGGGCAGCGAGTTCAATTTCGATCATCAGGCGGCATTCACGCCGGAGGAACTCGCGGCGGGGCGCGCCTACTACAATTACGAGATGCGCCGCGTCGGCGCCTCGGACATCGTCGGCATCAGCGTCTTCGCCAAGGACGAGGCGGGCGCCGTCTACCACACCTATTCCTGCTACAGCCGGGGCGTGGAGATGCTGAACGGCGCCTATCACTATCTCGACCTTGTCCCCAAGGGCCGCAACGAGGAAGGGCTCGAATTCCCGCAATCCTGGGTGCGGCGGCGGGATCAGTACTGA
- a CDS encoding helix-turn-helix domain-containing protein: MDSLINAAALALAHGDPLGALNRVALRDDAPALALRGIAMAQLGDFPRARALLQRARRGFGPRETVARARCVVAEAEIALVSRDLGFPGRPLDEARATLEARGDHANARHARILAARRAILLGRLAEAATLLDAEAPSDALPPATLASEALAKAGLAIRRIDSRAARAALRRADAAARRAGIPALVAEIAAATAMLDAPAALLVERTGTRLLALAEVETLFASRALVVDGCRHVARSGEEQVALGTRPVLFALLRSLAGGWPDDVPRMTLIRDAFRGREADESHRARLRVEIGRLREALAPLADIVATEAGYRLSMPAERSVIMLAPPFDAPHAAVLALLSDGEAWSSSALALALGTSPRSVQRALDVLARSDKIQSVGRGPARRWMAPPVPGFPTSLLLPGPAPGG, from the coding sequence ATGGACTCGCTGATCAACGCCGCGGCGCTGGCGCTCGCCCATGGCGATCCGCTCGGTGCGCTCAACCGCGTGGCGCTGCGTGATGATGCGCCGGCGCTGGCGCTGCGCGGCATCGCGATGGCGCAGCTCGGCGATTTCCCGCGCGCAAGGGCGCTGCTGCAACGGGCGCGGCGCGGGTTCGGCCCGCGCGAAACCGTGGCGCGGGCGCGCTGCGTCGTCGCCGAGGCCGAGATCGCGCTCGTCTCGCGCGACCTCGGATTCCCCGGCAGGCCGCTCGACGAGGCCCGCGCCACTCTGGAGGCGCGCGGCGATCATGCGAATGCCCGTCATGCCCGCATCCTGGCTGCGCGGCGGGCGATCCTGCTCGGGCGCCTCGCCGAGGCCGCCACCCTGCTCGACGCCGAAGCGCCGTCCGATGCCCTGCCGCCGGCCACGCTGGCATCGGAAGCTCTGGCAAAGGCCGGCCTCGCGATCCGCCGCATCGACAGCAGGGCGGCCCGGGCGGCCCTCCGCCGGGCTGACGCGGCCGCCCGGCGCGCCGGCATCCCCGCGCTCGTGGCCGAAATCGCCGCCGCAACCGCGATGCTGGATGCGCCGGCGGCGCTGCTGGTCGAGAGGACGGGCACACGCCTGCTGGCGCTCGCGGAGGTCGAGACGCTGTTCGCCTCGCGGGCGCTGGTCGTCGATGGCTGCCGCCACGTTGCGCGCTCGGGCGAGGAGCAGGTGGCGCTCGGCACGCGCCCTGTTCTCTTCGCACTTCTCCGAAGTCTCGCGGGCGGCTGGCCAGACGATGTTCCCCGCATGACACTCATCCGCGACGCCTTTCGTGGCCGGGAGGCCGATGAGTCGCATCGCGCCCGGCTGAGGGTCGAGATCGGGCGCCTGCGCGAGGCGCTGGCGCCGCTCGCCGATATCGTCGCGACCGAGGCGGGCTACCGTCTGTCGATGCCGGCGGAGCGGTCCGTCATCATGCTGGCCCCGCCCTTTGACGCGCCGCACGCCGCCGTTCTGGCGCTGCTGTCCGACGGCGAGGCCTGGTCCAGCTCCGCGCTCGCCCTTGCGCTCGGCACGAGCCCCCGCAGCGTGCAGCGCGCGCTCGACGTGCTGGCGCGATCCGACAAGATCCAGAGCGTCGGACGCGGGCCTGCCCGGCGCTGGATGGCACCGCCGGTCCCCGGCTTCCCGACAAGCTTGTTACTCCCCGGCCCGGCCCCCGGCGGCTAG
- a CDS encoding outer membrane protein assembly factor BamB family protein, giving the protein MKRAKAEVMREYGPFEGAPSIGGVTYDGERVWFAAGERLAALDPDSGAVVGAIDIAAHAGTAFDGRHIYQIAGDLIRRIDPATGELIATIPAPGKGGDSGLAYAEGALFVGQYRERCIHEIDPDTGAVRRTIRSDRFVTGVSFVDDELWHGTWEDETSELRRIDPASGTVLETLDMPEGLTVSGLESDGGERFFCGGGTSGKVRVVRRPRRA; this is encoded by the coding sequence ATGAAGCGCGCGAAGGCCGAGGTGATGCGGGAATATGGCCCGTTCGAAGGCGCACCCAGCATCGGTGGCGTCACCTATGACGGGGAGCGGGTGTGGTTCGCGGCCGGCGAACGGCTCGCCGCGCTCGACCCCGACAGCGGAGCGGTCGTGGGCGCCATCGACATCGCTGCCCATGCGGGCACGGCCTTCGACGGGCGCCACATCTACCAGATCGCCGGCGACCTTATCCGCCGCATCGACCCGGCGACCGGCGAACTGATCGCGACCATCCCGGCGCCCGGCAAGGGCGGCGACAGCGGCCTCGCCTATGCCGAAGGCGCATTGTTCGTCGGCCAGTACCGCGAGCGCTGCATCCACGAGATCGACCCCGACACCGGCGCCGTCCGCCGCACCATTCGCTCCGACCGCTTCGTGACCGGCGTCAGCTTCGTCGACGACGAACTGTGGCATGGCACCTGGGAGGACGAAACGAGCGAATTGCGCCGGATCGATCCGGCGAGCGGGACCGTGCTCGAGACGCTCGATATGCCGGAGGGGCTGACAGTGTCCGGCCTCGAATCCGACGGCGGCGAGCGCTTCTTCTGTGGTGGCGGCACCAGCGGCAAGGTGCGGGTCGTCCGCCGCCCGCGGCGGGCCTAG
- a CDS encoding PRC-barrel domain-containing protein, whose translation MTLVNDTGFTTDTRPINPLISGDKVDGTAVYNGAGERLGDVHDVMIDKVSGRVVYAIMSFGGFLGIGEKYHPLPWNALKYDVELGGYVVNLTREQLEGGPVYDELDEPLWGDRDYEKRVHDYYGLPPYWMV comes from the coding sequence ATGACTTTGGTCAACGACACCGGCTTCACCACCGATACGCGCCCGATCAACCCGCTCATTTCGGGCGACAAGGTCGATGGCACGGCCGTCTACAACGGCGCCGGCGAGCGACTCGGCGATGTGCATGACGTCATGATTGACAAGGTCTCGGGCCGCGTCGTCTACGCCATCATGTCGTTCGGCGGCTTCCTCGGCATCGGCGAGAAGTATCATCCGCTGCCGTGGAACGCCCTCAAATACGACGTCGAACTCGGCGGCTATGTCGTCAACCTGACGCGCGAGCAGCTCGAGGGCGGCCCCGTCTACGATGAGCTCGACGAGCCGCTCTGGGGCGACCGCGACTACGAGAAGCGCGTGCACGACTACTACGGTCTGCCGCCCTACTGGATGGTCTGA
- a CDS encoding beta-mannosidase, with protein MTRLSLAGTWTLADAEGAVIGDCAIPGDIHSALLAAGRIPDPMIGRNEAAVQWVGESAFEIVRRFDVASGSLAGRWAVLELEFVDTFAEVIVNGKSVARLESSFIRHRIDVTGLVVEGANELTLRFSPAGAEASRRAALQPFPIPWSVNNNKVPDLNMIRKAQCHGGWDWGPCLMVMGVYAEPVLHLYETARIESVQIRQHHDAQGHVRATAEVELAAPATADAAIPVTFEFAGRTVTGEARVAGGIGRLSLDLDVGKPDLWWPAGHGAQPLHDATVSIPGDSVIRRVGFRTLEVVTEKDEAGASMIFRVNGVDIFAKGANWIPADALPAKITRERIAALLTAAVEANMNMIRVWGGGFYEFDAFYDLCDELGLLVWQDMMFSCSQYPSTPEFLDQVDAELRYQIKRLSSRPSIALWCGDNEVVGSLTWYELSRNNRDRYLVNYDRLNRVIDRAVIETDPGRRFWPSSPCKGELDYGDAWHDDGSGDMHFWDVWHSNKNFEHYYTVKPRFCSEFGFQSFPSMTGVRSFAKEEEWNATHPVMEFHQRDLAGNSRIIDTMARYFRVPSGFEQFVFLSQLQQALAIETAVRYWRSLKPHSMGALYWQLNDVWPAVSWSSIDHSLAWKTLHYHAKRFFAPVAVAARILDGRLALRAVNDRHHEVRLGVRIRTLDLSGALLGERIAEAHLPPDRAVDVASIDAPRADDRFYVIDALVDGVTDPTLQVVVFPDLPKRIEMPVATISVTNEGDGRFTLSSDAPAFYVRPEAAAHPGHFDDASFLLLPGEPRTVTFKPEAGVAMPRAEDVAVHHLGATWR; from the coding sequence ATGACACGTCTTTCGCTCGCCGGAACATGGACGCTCGCCGATGCCGAAGGGGCGGTGATCGGCGACTGTGCCATTCCCGGCGATATCCATTCCGCGCTGCTCGCCGCGGGCCGCATTCCCGATCCGATGATCGGGCGCAACGAGGCTGCCGTGCAGTGGGTCGGCGAATCGGCCTTCGAGATCGTCCGCCGTTTCGACGTAGCGTCCGGATCGCTCGCCGGCCGCTGGGCGGTGCTCGAGCTCGAATTCGTCGACACCTTCGCCGAGGTGATCGTCAACGGGAAGAGCGTGGCCAGGCTCGAGTCGAGCTTCATCCGCCACCGCATCGACGTGACCGGCCTCGTCGTCGAGGGCGCCAACGAACTGACCCTGCGCTTCTCGCCAGCCGGCGCCGAGGCCAGCCGCCGCGCCGCGCTGCAGCCCTTCCCGATCCCGTGGAGCGTCAACAACAACAAGGTTCCCGACCTCAACATGATCCGCAAGGCGCAGTGCCATGGCGGCTGGGACTGGGGGCCCTGCCTGATGGTGATGGGCGTCTATGCCGAGCCGGTGCTGCATCTCTACGAGACGGCTCGCATCGAAAGCGTCCAGATCCGCCAGCATCACGACGCGCAGGGCCATGTGCGGGCCACCGCCGAGGTGGAACTCGCCGCGCCTGCGACCGCCGATGCCGCGATCCCGGTGACGTTCGAGTTCGCCGGCAGGACCGTGACCGGCGAAGCCCGCGTCGCCGGCGGCATCGGCCGCCTGTCGCTCGATCTCGATGTCGGCAAGCCGGATCTCTGGTGGCCGGCCGGCCATGGCGCTCAGCCGCTCCATGACGCGACCGTCTCGATCCCGGGCGACAGCGTCATCCGCCGCGTCGGCTTCCGCACGCTCGAAGTGGTGACGGAGAAGGACGAGGCCGGCGCCTCGATGATCTTCCGCGTCAACGGCGTCGACATCTTCGCCAAGGGTGCGAACTGGATCCCGGCCGATGCGCTGCCCGCGAAGATCACACGCGAGCGTATCGCGGCGCTGCTCACCGCTGCGGTCGAAGCCAACATGAACATGATCCGCGTCTGGGGCGGCGGCTTTTACGAGTTCGACGCCTTCTACGACCTCTGCGACGAGCTCGGCCTTCTGGTCTGGCAGGACATGATGTTCTCCTGCTCGCAATATCCCTCGACGCCGGAGTTCCTCGATCAGGTGGATGCGGAACTGCGCTACCAGATCAAGCGCCTGTCGAGCCGCCCGTCGATCGCGCTCTGGTGCGGCGACAACGAGGTCGTCGGCTCGCTCACCTGGTATGAGCTCTCCCGCAACAACCGCGACCGCTATCTCGTCAACTACGACCGCCTCAACCGTGTCATCGACCGGGCGGTGATCGAGACCGATCCCGGCCGCCGGTTCTGGCCGTCGTCACCGTGCAAGGGCGAGCTCGACTATGGCGACGCCTGGCACGACGACGGCTCGGGCGACATGCACTTCTGGGACGTCTGGCACTCGAACAAGAATTTCGAGCACTACTATACGGTGAAGCCGCGCTTCTGCTCGGAGTTCGGCTTTCAGTCCTTCCCGTCCATGACGGGCGTCCGCTCCTTCGCCAAGGAGGAGGAGTGGAACGCCACCCATCCGGTGATGGAGTTCCACCAGCGCGACCTGGCCGGCAATTCGCGTATCATCGACACCATGGCCCGCTATTTCCGCGTGCCTTCCGGCTTCGAGCAGTTCGTGTTCCTGTCGCAGCTTCAGCAGGCGCTCGCCATCGAGACGGCGGTCCGCTACTGGCGCAGCCTGAAGCCGCATTCGATGGGCGCGCTCTACTGGCAGCTCAACGATGTCTGGCCGGCGGTCTCGTGGTCGTCCATCGACCATTCGCTGGCCTGGAAGACGTTGCATTATCACGCGAAGCGCTTCTTCGCCCCGGTGGCGGTCGCCGCCCGCATCCTTGACGGCCGCCTCGCGCTGCGGGCCGTCAACGACCGCCATCACGAAGTCCGGCTCGGCGTCCGCATCCGCACGCTCGATCTTTCGGGCGCCCTGCTCGGCGAACGGATCGCGGAGGCCCATCTGCCGCCGGACCGCGCGGTGGATGTCGCGTCGATCGATGCGCCGCGCGCCGATGACCGCTTCTATGTGATCGACGCGCTGGTCGATGGCGTTACCGATCCGACGCTGCAGGTCGTGGTCTTCCCGGACCTGCCGAAGCGGATCGAGATGCCGGTGGCGACGATTTCCGTCACCAACGAGGGTGACGGACGCTTTACCCTGTCCTCGGACGCGCCGGCCTTCTATGTGCGGCCCGAGGCGGCGGCCCATCCGGGCCATTTCGACGATGCGAGCTTCCTGCTGTTGCCGGGGGAGCCGCGCACCGTCACCTTCAAACCGGAGGCCGGCGTTGCGATGCCCCGGGCTGAGGACGTTGCCGTCCATCATCTCGGCGCAACCTGGCGCTGA